One genomic window of Streptomyces sp. NBC_01276 includes the following:
- a CDS encoding nuclear transport factor 2 family protein: MTTTKTARELAETYFTAWEAGDFEALRGLLAEDVDFVGALGTASGVEEALAGLKGLGQVLEKIDVKTRVAEGDEVITWFDLHTSVAPPAPTANWMHVEDGKVTRIRVTFDPRALLAGFEERN; encoded by the coding sequence ATGACGACGACGAAGACTGCGCGAGAGCTTGCCGAGACCTACTTCACCGCCTGGGAGGCGGGCGACTTCGAGGCATTGCGGGGGTTGCTGGCCGAAGACGTCGACTTCGTGGGAGCGCTGGGAACGGCGTCGGGGGTGGAGGAGGCGCTCGCCGGGCTGAAGGGGCTCGGACAGGTGCTGGAGAAGATCGACGTGAAGACGCGGGTCGCGGAAGGCGATGAAGTGATCACCTGGTTCGACCTGCACACGAGCGTTGCGCCGCCCGCACCGACCGCGAACTGGATGCACGTCGAGGACGGGAAGGTCACCCGTATCCGCGTGACCTTCGACCCGCGCGCACTGCTGGCGGGATTCGAGGAGCGCAACTGA
- a CDS encoding pyridoxamine 5'-phosphate oxidase family protein, which yields MTLGEEECRRLLSTHGTGRVAISTAEGPAIFPVSYVAAADGALLAPGTRTQRRRGAFDAEHTESMEEKDHREPGTDTRGRSGRPPVGTESVVTTGKGVLVAHGGRHGTTAGIAPRISRSRAHHIGIGIGTGPGTAH from the coding sequence GTGACGCTCGGCGAGGAGGAATGCCGGCGGCTGCTTTCGACGCACGGCACGGGCCGCGTCGCGATCTCCACCGCGGAAGGCCCCGCGATCTTCCCGGTCAGCTATGTCGCCGCCGCCGACGGGGCACTGCTCGCGCCGGGAACCCGGACGCAGCGGAGGCGAGGCGCCTTCGACGCGGAGCACACTGAGAGCATGGAGGAGAAGGACCACCGGGAGCCCGGCACTGATACACGTGGCCGGAGCGGACGGCCACCGGTGGGTACGGAGAGTGTCGTCACGACCGGGAAGGGAGTGCTCGTGGCCCACGGCGGCAGGCACGGCACGACGGCCGGCATCGCCCCACGGATCAGCCGGAGCCGGGCCCATCACATCGGCATCGGCATCGGCACCGGACCCGGCACCGCGCACTGA
- a CDS encoding universal stress protein: MEGPRDPDVSSVIVGVDGSDSARAAVLWAAAEAVRRDRPLHVVHGADTDGKALRLSAYTIERVDEAGGALLRETAEAVAAEHPGLRVTTEFSRSDPVTSLHRAAGLHGTIVVGNRGRGGFGPLTLGSVALKTAAGARTPLVVVRGAGSGTEAGVVAVAVRDEHDLPCARYAAREAELREASLRLLHVWKMLQSVRNVVTMVDNIEDLAGGHVEKLKAVRERIRDEYPDLTVEADADKAMSVADVLVEASNHADLLVMSGRRAPGHMGPSLGRVTHAVARHAHCPVLLVPRHGREMWSES, encoded by the coding sequence ATGGAAGGGCCCCGAGACCCGGACGTCAGCTCGGTCATCGTGGGTGTCGACGGGTCCGATTCCGCCCGCGCGGCCGTGCTGTGGGCCGCCGCGGAGGCCGTACGCCGCGACCGTCCGCTGCACGTCGTCCACGGGGCCGACACCGACGGAAAGGCGCTACGCCTGTCGGCCTACACCATCGAACGGGTCGACGAGGCCGGCGGCGCACTCCTCCGGGAGACGGCCGAGGCGGTCGCGGCCGAACACCCGGGTCTGCGCGTCACCACGGAATTCAGCCGAAGCGATCCGGTGACGAGCCTCCACCGGGCCGCCGGACTCCACGGCACCATCGTGGTGGGCAACCGGGGCCGGGGCGGCTTCGGCCCTCTCACGCTCGGCTCGGTGGCCCTCAAGACCGCAGCGGGTGCCAGGACCCCGCTGGTCGTGGTCAGGGGAGCCGGGAGCGGAACCGAGGCAGGAGTCGTCGCCGTGGCCGTCCGGGACGAGCACGACCTCCCGTGCGCCCGGTACGCCGCGCGTGAGGCGGAGTTGCGCGAGGCGTCGCTGCGGCTGCTGCACGTGTGGAAGATGCTGCAGTCCGTCAGGAACGTCGTGACCATGGTCGACAACATCGAGGACCTCGCGGGCGGGCACGTCGAGAAGCTGAAGGCCGTCAGGGAGCGGATCCGGGACGAATACCCCGACCTCACCGTCGAGGCGGACGCGGACAAGGCGATGTCGGTGGCCGATGTCCTGGTCGAGGCGTCGAATCACGCAGACCTGCTGGTCATGAGCGGTCGTCGCGCGCCCGGACACATGGGCCCCAGCCTTGGGCGGGTCACCCACGCCGTGGCGCGCCATGCCCACTGCCCCGTGCTTCTGGTTCCCCGTCACGGCCGGGAGATGTGGAGCGAGTCATGA